The following proteins come from a genomic window of Mariniflexile sp. TRM1-10:
- the rplC gene encoding 50S ribosomal protein L3 has protein sequence MSGLIGKKIGMTSIFDENGKNIPCTVIEAGPCIVTQVRTEEVDGYKAVQLGFDDATEKSATKADLGHAKKAGTSVKRKIVEFKGFDKEYKLGDAITVEHFVEGEFVDISGISKGKGFQGVVKRHGFGGVGQATHGQHNRLRAPGSIGAASYPARVFKGIRMAGRMGTDSVKVENLRVLKVVADKNLLVVKGCIPGHKNSYVIIRK, from the coding sequence ATGTCTGGGTTAATTGGAAAAAAAATCGGTATGACCAGCATTTTCGATGAAAATGGAAAAAACATTCCATGTACAGTAATCGAAGCTGGACCATGTATCGTTACCCAAGTCAGAACTGAAGAAGTTGATGGTTATAAAGCCGTTCAACTTGGTTTCGATGACGCGACAGAAAAAAGTGCTACTAAAGCTGACTTAGGTCACGCTAAAAAAGCAGGGACTTCTGTAAAACGCAAAATCGTTGAATTCAAAGGTTTTGATAAGGAGTACAAATTAGGTGATGCAATCACTGTAGAGCACTTTGTAGAAGGTGAGTTTGTTGATATTTCTGGAATATCAAAAGGAAAAGGTTTCCAAGGTGTTGTAAAGCGCCATGGATTTGGTGGAGTTGGACAAGCAACACACGGTCAGCATAACCGTTTAAGAGCCCCTGGTTCTATCGGTGCTGCTTCGTATCCTGCAAGAGTTTTTAAAGGAATTCGCATGGCAGGAAGAATGGGTACAGACTCAGTAAAAGTTGAAAATTTAAGAGTTTTAAAAGTAGTAGCAGATAAAAATCTACTAGTTGTTAAAGGTTGTATACCTGGACATAAAAATTCTTATGTAATTATTAGAAAATAA
- the rpsJ gene encoding 30S ribosomal protein S10, which yields MSQKIRIKLKSYDHNLVDKSADKIVKTVKSTGAVVTGPIPLPTNKKIFTVLRSPHVNKKAREQFQLSSYKRLLDIYSSSSKTIDALMKLELPSGVEVEIKV from the coding sequence ATGAGTCAAAAAATCAGAATAAAATTAAAGTCTTACGATCACAATTTGGTAGACAAGTCTGCTGATAAGATTGTAAAAACAGTAAAAAGTACAGGTGCGGTGGTAACAGGTCCAATTCCATTACCAACAAACAAGAAAATTTTCACTGTATTACGTTCTCCACACGTAAATAAAAAGGCTAGGGAACAATTTCAATTAAGCTCTTATAAGAGATTATTAGATATCTATTCTTCGTCTTCAAAAACAATTGATGCTTTAATGAAACTTGAATTACCAAGTGGTGTTGAAGTGGAAATCAAAGTTTAA